In Anaeromicrobium sediminis, a single genomic region encodes these proteins:
- a CDS encoding TetR/AcrR family transcriptional regulator, translating to MARRTDPTKIEKIKEAAIEMIVEYGYMGASIAQIAKRAGVSTGYMYRHYESKEELVTELIRSNFRMYDEEINSLCKREDSIYNIIEDFIKKLFIMARNYPSKAMLAAVLAVESGTTFQRIIKNSEMPIQKFIDAMVEKGKKKKELDEEVDSTDMGLVLVAMPFTYISWLLRDGMDTNKLTEERVNKIVKMCVNALK from the coding sequence ATGGCGAGAAGAACAGATCCAACAAAAATAGAGAAAATAAAAGAAGCAGCAATAGAAATGATAGTTGAATATGGATACATGGGAGCTTCCATAGCACAAATAGCAAAACGTGCAGGGGTTTCTACTGGATATATGTACAGACATTATGAAAGTAAGGAAGAGTTAGTTACTGAATTAATAAGAAGTAACTTTAGGATGTATGATGAGGAGATAAATTCTTTATGTAAAAGGGAAGATTCCATATATAACATAATAGAGGATTTTATAAAAAAACTGTTTATCATGGCTAGAAACTATCCATCAAAGGCCATGCTTGCAGCAGTATTAGCTGTAGAATCAGGAACTACTTTTCAAAGAATAATTAAAAATAGTGAAATGCCGATTCAAAAATTTATTGATGCTATGGTTGAGAAGGGAAAAAAGAAAAAAGAACTAGATGAAGAAGTAGACTCTACTGACATGGGATTAGTATTAGTAGCAATGCCCTTTACCTACATAAGTTGGTTATTAAGGGATGGCATGGATACAAATAAGTTAACAGAAGAGAGAGTAAATAAAATAGTTAAAATGTGCGTAAATGCATTAAAATAA
- a CDS encoding efflux RND transporter periplasmic adaptor subunit: MKKLVSLMVILMLMFSLSGCNKAEADEKEERVKAVKVQEVAKDEKPVSLDYIGTVDSKETTKYGFKVNGKIGSINVEKGDKVSKGQILATLDTSDLNFQVTAAKGVLDAAELNITKANDALSYNREYFNKIEKLYGQQAVSRDTYDKVKLQLDQSESVYLQARAQYEQAKADYDYKTTLIHDATLKSKNDGIVLDVLVEENELVGAYNPILVLRSNEQVINVGVSQRDIDKLKLGQNSQVDVDGNKADGTVTNISEVPDKESRTYNVEVTVNTNKYRLGSIANVDFPIGAESGIWVPVTSIFSNGEDYVYVIDGDRAFKRTIQIDKISDNKMLVKGLKAGEKIAISGMKNLDDGTKIKIVE, from the coding sequence ATGAAAAAACTAGTATCACTAATGGTTATATTAATGTTGATGTTTTCACTCTCAGGTTGCAATAAAGCTGAGGCAGATGAAAAGGAAGAAAGGGTTAAGGCTGTAAAGGTACAAGAGGTAGCTAAGGATGAAAAGCCTGTTAGCTTAGACTATATAGGAACTGTAGATTCTAAGGAAACCACTAAATATGGATTTAAAGTAAATGGAAAGATTGGATCTATAAATGTGGAAAAGGGTGATAAAGTAAGTAAAGGACAAATACTAGCAACACTAGATACTTCTGATTTAAATTTCCAAGTAACAGCTGCTAAGGGAGTATTAGATGCAGCGGAGTTAAATATTACAAAGGCCAATGATGCTCTAAGTTATAATAGAGAATATTTTAATAAAATAGAGAAATTATATGGTCAACAGGCCGTATCTAGAGATACATATGACAAAGTGAAACTTCAACTGGATCAAAGTGAATCAGTATATTTACAGGCAAGGGCTCAATATGAACAGGCAAAGGCTGATTATGATTATAAAACTACTTTAATTCATGATGCAACACTAAAATCTAAAAATGATGGGATTGTATTAGATGTGCTAGTAGAAGAAAATGAATTAGTAGGAGCCTATAATCCCATATTAGTTCTTAGAAGTAATGAACAGGTAATAAATGTAGGGGTATCTCAAAGGGATATTGATAAATTAAAATTAGGTCAAAATTCCCAAGTAGATGTGGATGGAAATAAGGCTGATGGAACTGTAACAAATATTTCAGAAGTTCCAGATAAGGAAAGTAGAACCTATAATGTGGAAGTAACAGTTAATACAAATAAGTATAGATTAGGTTCTATTGCCAATGTGGATTTCCCTATAGGAGCGGAATCGGGCATATGGGTACCAGTAACATCGATTTTTTCTAATGGAGAAGACTATGTGTATGTAATAGATGGAGATCGAGCTTTTAAGAGAACTATACAAATAGATAAAATCTCTGATAACAAGATGTTAGTAAAGGGCTTAAAGGCAGGAGAAAAAATAGCTATAAGCGGTATGAAGAATTTAGATGATGGAACTAAAATAAAAATAGTGGAGTAG